A single Pseudomonadota bacterium DNA region contains:
- the carA gene encoding glutamine-hydrolyzing carbamoyl-phosphate synthase small subunit, with product MLQFSPDAALVLSDGSFFMGKGLGLRQPLAGEICFNTAMTGYQEVMTDPSYAEQLVVFSCPHIGNVGCNDLDYESSNTHVRGIVLGDMPTVASNYRARHDFLDWLQSKGVAGICAVDTRQVIRKIAASGQPLQAMIRQFDGSPSATDIQQVVEEMNSSLSLSGQNLVDAVTTSEIQVFDNSIIPNAPKIAVIDYGVKDSILWNLEAYSCPITLFPASASIESVLQCNPQGVLLSNGPGDPRALGAQHYKLVQNLLQTRLPVMGICFGYQMLALALGAKIEQMPTGHHGVNHPVFDLLQQKVVITSQNHEFAVLRTSLPENLEATHVSLFDGSLAGVHCKNRPIFGVQFHPEASPGPHEARYLFDNFMDLVQAHAQT from the coding sequence TTGTTACAGTTCAGCCCCGATGCTGCTTTGGTTTTAAGTGATGGTTCTTTTTTTATGGGCAAAGGTTTGGGGTTGCGCCAACCTCTTGCTGGTGAAATTTGTTTTAACACTGCTATGACAGGCTATCAGGAAGTTATGACAGATCCCTCTTATGCCGAACAGCTTGTGGTGTTTAGTTGTCCACATATTGGTAATGTGGGCTGTAATGACCTTGATTATGAGTCAAGCAACACGCATGTACGTGGAATTGTGTTGGGGGATATGCCGACAGTAGCTTCTAACTACCGCGCTAGGCATGATTTCCTTGATTGGTTACAGAGCAAGGGCGTTGCAGGAATTTGTGCTGTTGATACACGCCAAGTGATTCGTAAAATTGCTGCTTCCGGCCAACCACTACAGGCAATGATTAGACAATTTGATGGCAGTCCAAGTGCAACCGACATTCAACAGGTTGTCGAGGAAATGAATAGTAGTTTATCATTGTCAGGACAGAATCTAGTGGATGCAGTGACTACATCTGAGATTCAGGTCTTTGACAATAGCATTATACCAAACGCCCCGAAAATTGCGGTTATTGACTATGGGGTTAAGGACAGTATTTTGTGGAACCTTGAAGCTTATAGTTGTCCTATCACCTTATTTCCTGCTTCAGCTTCGATTGAATCGGTTTTACAATGCAATCCACAGGGTGTTTTGCTCTCTAATGGTCCCGGAGATCCCCGGGCTTTGGGCGCACAACATTATAAGCTCGTGCAAAATTTGTTGCAGACAAGGTTGCCGGTTATGGGAATTTGTTTTGGATATCAGATGTTGGCGCTTGCTCTGGGAGCAAAGATTGAGCAAATGCCCACCGGACACCATGGAGTGAATCATCCGGTGTTTGACCTATTGCAGCAGAAAGTGGTGATTACTTCACAAAATCATGAGTTTGCTGTGCTGCGGACCAGTTTGCCGGAGAATCTTGAGGCAACGCATGTGTCGTTGTTTGATGGCTCTCTGGCCGGGGTGCACTGCAAAAATCGGCCGATTTTTGGTGTACAGTTTCATCCTGAGGCTAGTCCAGGACCGCATGAGGCTAGGTATCTTTTTGATAATTTTATGGACTTGGTGCAAGCTCATGCCCAAACGTAA
- the carB gene encoding carbamoyl-phosphate synthase large subunit → MPKRNDFKTVLVIGSGPIVIGQACEFDYSGVQACQALRNEGYRVVLLNSNPATVMTDHSMAEATYIEPMRAEVIEQIIGQEKVDAILPTMGGQTAINLTMELHRSGYLQKHNIKLIGANPEVIERAEDRFAFNQLLKDLQLEAPKGQEVSSVEQAWKCAELLGFPLIVRPSYTLGGKGGGIVRTSNEFETKIAHALAASPIGKAFVEESVLGWKEFELEVIRDKRDNCIVVCAIENLDPMGVHTGDSITVAPALTLTDKEYQQMRDAAFRIIRGVGVETGGANVQFAVNPKDGRMVVIEMNPRVSRSSALASKATGFPIAKVAAKLAVGYTLNELPNEVTQKSCAAFEPSIDYVVTKIPRFDFAKFKGVKLELTTAMQSVGEVMALGRTFAESLQKALRSLEQGHIGLSDIKYPRTLDGSKKREFVREKLLCSTPETLFYIAEAYRLGFSESEIHNLCHWDPWFLQQIETLVSVEQQMCRGDVLNDPHMLRYVKSLGFSNQRIAQLIEESVDKVETQLKKFNIKPQFRRVDTCAAEFSSPTAYLYSSFLPFESNANVCEAQPTLRKKVIIIGSGPNRIGQGIEFDYCCVQAAQAVRELGYEAIMINCNPETVSTDHSISDKLYFSPLTPEDVMHVIAREQEVGLLCGVMVQFGGQTSIKLAEYLEQQGIPVLGTSVDSIDLVEDRDRFRHLVHKLAQQPRNTAVTTPEEFRSCAQDIGFPVVVRPSYVIGGQFIEIFHDAEQLEASPLLQEFDRFKPLLVEKFLEYAHELEVDALCDGDDVYIAGIMRHFEVAGIHSGDSSCILPATGISSAIMEQIHLQTQQFARSLQIKGLFNIQFALKEDQLYVLEVNPRASRTVPFVSKAINIDLCKIATQIMLGSKLGEFNLRAASSSEIYAVKRPVFSFDRLPGVNPQLGPEMRATGETMQFARTPEQAIQKGLLPECLKRLDSLKTVVILGKNMSGLWDQLLEALDKRRVPILSQLMRTGEANDSYDGFLTSVFECVRQNQASLVINFDSPVWAIGGLRSLLLQKNVLEIATLSEIEVLVTALSEDPGVLTPVSLQELHKGAQLKQAS, encoded by the coding sequence ATGCCCAAACGTAATGATTTTAAGACTGTTCTTGTGATTGGTTCAGGCCCAATTGTTATTGGCCAAGCATGTGAATTTGATTATTCTGGGGTGCAAGCGTGTCAGGCGTTGCGTAATGAAGGTTACCGTGTGGTGTTGTTGAACTCAAATCCAGCAACGGTAATGACGGATCACTCTATGGCTGAAGCAACCTACATTGAACCAATGCGGGCAGAAGTTATTGAGCAAATCATTGGTCAAGAAAAAGTTGATGCTATTTTGCCGACTATGGGGGGGCAGACGGCAATTAACTTGACGATGGAGTTGCATCGTTCGGGTTATCTACAAAAGCACAATATCAAACTGATTGGTGCGAATCCTGAAGTGATTGAGCGGGCGGAAGATCGCTTTGCCTTTAATCAACTGCTCAAGGATTTGCAATTAGAGGCACCAAAAGGGCAGGAGGTTAGCTCAGTCGAGCAAGCCTGGAAATGTGCTGAATTATTGGGATTTCCGTTAATTGTCCGCCCATCTTATACATTGGGCGGTAAGGGTGGTGGTATTGTTCGCACCAGCAATGAGTTTGAGACGAAAATTGCGCATGCCCTTGCGGCATCTCCTATTGGTAAAGCCTTTGTCGAGGAATCGGTACTAGGATGGAAAGAATTCGAACTGGAGGTGATTCGCGACAAACGTGACAACTGCATAGTAGTTTGTGCTATTGAAAACCTGGATCCCATGGGAGTGCACACTGGTGATAGCATAACTGTAGCACCGGCTTTGACATTGACTGATAAAGAATACCAACAAATGCGGGATGCGGCTTTCAGGATAATCCGTGGTGTGGGTGTGGAAACCGGTGGAGCTAACGTTCAGTTTGCAGTTAACCCTAAAGATGGGCGTATGGTAGTTATTGAGATGAATCCTCGGGTATCAAGGTCTTCAGCGTTGGCATCTAAGGCCACAGGGTTCCCAATTGCCAAAGTAGCAGCCAAATTAGCTGTGGGGTATACGCTGAATGAATTGCCCAATGAAGTCACGCAGAAAAGTTGTGCGGCTTTTGAGCCTAGCATTGACTACGTTGTTACCAAGATTCCTCGCTTTGATTTTGCAAAATTCAAAGGGGTTAAACTAGAGCTGACAACAGCAATGCAATCAGTAGGTGAAGTGATGGCCTTGGGGCGAACCTTTGCTGAATCTCTGCAAAAGGCGCTGCGTTCCCTTGAACAAGGACATATTGGCCTGAGCGACATCAAGTATCCGCGGACCTTGGATGGTTCAAAAAAAAGAGAGTTTGTGCGAGAGAAACTTTTATGTTCCACTCCAGAAACGTTATTTTATATTGCCGAAGCGTATCGACTGGGATTTTCTGAGAGTGAAATTCATAATTTATGCCACTGGGATCCCTGGTTTTTGCAACAGATTGAAACCCTAGTTAGTGTTGAGCAACAAATGTGTAGAGGAGATGTGCTTAATGATCCCCACATGTTGCGCTACGTTAAAAGCTTAGGGTTTAGTAACCAACGTATAGCTCAACTTATTGAAGAATCTGTTGACAAAGTTGAAACACAGCTCAAGAAGTTCAACATAAAACCACAATTTCGTCGCGTAGATACCTGTGCTGCAGAATTTTCCTCACCAACAGCTTACTTGTATTCGAGTTTTTTGCCATTCGAGTCAAATGCAAACGTGTGTGAAGCTCAACCAACGTTACGCAAAAAAGTTATTATTATAGGAAGTGGTCCTAACCGTATTGGTCAAGGAATTGAGTTTGACTATTGCTGCGTGCAAGCAGCACAAGCAGTGCGCGAGTTGGGATATGAAGCAATTATGATCAATTGCAATCCTGAAACGGTTTCAACAGATCATTCCATATCTGATAAGCTCTATTTTTCTCCGCTAACGCCTGAAGACGTGATGCATGTGATTGCCCGTGAGCAAGAAGTAGGTTTGCTATGTGGGGTGATGGTGCAATTTGGCGGGCAAACGTCGATTAAACTGGCAGAATATCTAGAACAACAAGGCATTCCTGTGTTGGGAACGTCGGTTGACTCGATTGATTTAGTGGAAGATCGCGATCGATTTCGTCATTTGGTGCACAAGTTGGCACAACAACCACGCAATACCGCTGTAACGACGCCAGAGGAATTTCGCAGCTGTGCTCAAGATATTGGGTTTCCCGTTGTGGTGCGCCCTTCATACGTGATTGGTGGGCAATTTATCGAGATTTTCCATGATGCAGAGCAACTTGAGGCAAGTCCGCTGTTGCAAGAATTTGATCGCTTTAAACCGCTTTTGGTGGAAAAGTTCTTGGAATATGCGCACGAATTGGAAGTAGATGCGCTTTGTGATGGGGATGATGTCTATATTGCAGGCATCATGCGCCACTTTGAAGTGGCGGGGATTCACTCAGGCGATTCTTCCTGCATTTTGCCAGCAACTGGAATTTCATCAGCAATTATGGAACAAATTCACTTGCAAACTCAACAGTTTGCCAGGTCGTTGCAGATCAAAGGCTTATTTAATATCCAGTTTGCCCTCAAAGAGGATCAGCTTTATGTTCTGGAAGTCAATCCCAGAGCCAGTAGAACAGTTCCCTTTGTTTCCAAAGCCATCAATATTGACCTTTGTAAGATTGCCACACAAATTATGCTGGGGAGTAAGTTGGGTGAATTTAATCTAAGGGCTGCCAGTTCATCAGAAATTTACGCTGTCAAGCGTCCAGTATTTTCCTTTGATCGTTTGCCAGGAGTTAATCCGCAACTGGGTCCTGAAATGCGAGCAACGGGAGAGACGATGCAGTTTGCCAGAACGCCTGAGCAGGCTATACAAAAGGGGTTGTTGCCAGAGTGTTTGAAGAGGCTTGATAGTTTGAAAACGGTGGTGATTTTAGGCAAGAATATGTCTGGCTTGTGGGATCAGTTGTTAGAAGCACTAGATAAGCGTAGGGTCCCTATTTTAAGCCAATTGATGCGTACAGGCGAAGCAAATGACTCCTATGATGGTTTTTTGACTTCTGTGTTTGAGTGCGTGCGTCAGAATCAAGCTTCCCTTGTTATTAATTTTGACTCTCCAGTTTGGGCAATTGGGGGTTTGCGATCACTGCTTTTGCAAAAGAATGTGTTAGAAATTGCTACATTAAGTGAGATTGAGGTCCTGGTAACGGCATTATCAGAGGATCCAGGAGTACTGACTCCTGTTTCCTTGCAAGAGCTGCACAAAGGAGCACAGCTTAAACAAGCATCGTAG
- a CDS encoding SxtJ family membrane protein produces the protein MRKFYMSMHDEIIHTPVKIGSERNFGLVFASVLLIVGVWPFFKGDSLRLWAIIAACVFLLTAFIAPRILHWPNRMWAKFGILLGRIITPIVMGILFLLVIVPIGLILRRRLRRMVAMDDKVSSYWENRSGSVIEPESFEKQF, from the coding sequence ATGAGGAAATTTTATATGTCGATGCATGATGAGATTATCCATACACCTGTCAAAATTGGCAGTGAACGAAACTTTGGCTTGGTGTTTGCGAGCGTGTTATTGATTGTGGGCGTGTGGCCCTTTTTCAAGGGTGATTCGTTGCGGTTGTGGGCCATTATTGCAGCGTGTGTATTTTTGCTGACAGCGTTTATCGCTCCCAGGATATTGCATTGGCCAAATAGAATGTGGGCCAAGTTTGGGATTTTGTTGGGACGTATCATAACCCCGATTGTCATGGGAATTCTTTTCTTGTTGGTCATTGTGCCGATTGGTTTGATCTTAAGAAGGCGTCTTAGACGAATGGTTGCCATGGATGATAAAGTTTCATCCTATTGGGAGAATCGATCGGGTTCGGTGATTGAGCCAGAGAGTTTTGAAAAACAGTTTTAA
- a CDS encoding DUF5989 family protein → MYFVLELWEFLLARKKFWLMPIFIIFTLFGGLIVLTQGSALAPFIYTLF, encoded by the coding sequence ATGTATTTTGTTTTGGAATTGTGGGAATTTTTATTGGCCCGTAAGAAGTTTTGGCTGATGCCGATCTTTATCATTTTTACTTTGTTTGGGGGACTTATTGTTTTGACTCAAGGTTCGGCTTTAGCTCCTTTTATTTACACTTTGTTTTAA
- a CDS encoding carbamoyltransferase translates to MKILGISAFYHDSAAALLDDGRICAAAQEERFTRVKHDSRFPRHAIEYCLQEAGCSLRDVDYVVFYEKPFLKFERLIETYLTFAPSGFCSFQKAMPVWLKNKLFQKDNLIKTLKEIDPTFHWKDRLLFSEHHLSHAASAFYPSPFDSAVVLTMDGVGEWATTSVALGEGDQLKVLKEIHFPHSLGLLYSAFTYYIGFKVNSGEYKVMGLAPYGVPKYVDLIFKHLLDVKSDGSFRLNQEYFNYCTGLTMVNERFAELFGQPVRQSEAELTQFHMDVAASIQKVTEEIVLKLTNHLAKETGQKNLCLAGGVALNCVANGKILRQGRFENIWIQPAAGDAGGALGAAFVAHHLYKKKPRQKLGKSSDAMQGSYLGPQFSQNSVEERLKDAGARITVLSDADVINRTVTALAEEKAIGWMQGRMEFGPRALGGRSILADPRSTSMQKLLNLKVKFRESFRPFAPSVLSEDASNWFELQEDSPYMLLVADVHDRLQRKMTTAEEALFGIDKLNVVRSEIPAITHVDYSARVQTVHKETNPRYHALLSGFKEQTNCPVLVNTSFNIRGEPIVCSPEDAFRCFMGTDIEILVVENCFLLKQEQDIELRQDYRERFALD, encoded by the coding sequence ATGAAAATTTTAGGTATTTCTGCTTTTTATCATGATAGTGCAGCTGCGTTGCTAGATGATGGCAGGATTTGCGCAGCTGCACAAGAAGAGCGTTTTACCCGTGTGAAACATGACTCAAGGTTTCCAAGGCATGCCATCGAATATTGCTTGCAAGAGGCGGGGTGTAGCCTACGTGACGTGGATTATGTCGTTTTTTACGAAAAACCATTTTTGAAATTTGAACGCCTGATTGAGACGTACTTAACTTTTGCGCCCAGTGGTTTTTGCTCTTTTCAAAAGGCAATGCCTGTGTGGCTGAAAAACAAGCTGTTTCAAAAAGATAACCTGATAAAAACGTTGAAGGAAATTGACCCTACGTTTCACTGGAAAGATCGGTTATTGTTTTCAGAACACCACCTAAGCCATGCTGCAAGTGCTTTTTATCCATCTCCATTTGATTCGGCAGTTGTGCTAACTATGGATGGAGTGGGAGAGTGGGCCACCACTTCTGTGGCTTTAGGAGAAGGTGATCAGCTAAAAGTCCTCAAAGAAATTCATTTTCCTCACTCGCTGGGACTGCTTTATTCGGCCTTTACGTACTATATCGGCTTTAAGGTTAACTCAGGGGAATACAAGGTCATGGGGCTAGCACCTTACGGTGTGCCAAAATACGTTGATCTTATTTTCAAGCATCTATTGGACGTAAAATCTGACGGTAGTTTTCGCCTGAACCAAGAGTATTTTAACTACTGTACCGGCCTGACCATGGTCAATGAGCGCTTTGCAGAGCTCTTTGGACAGCCGGTTCGCCAATCCGAAGCCGAGCTGACTCAGTTCCACATGGATGTGGCAGCATCCATTCAAAAGGTAACAGAAGAAATTGTTCTGAAACTTACAAATCACTTGGCTAAAGAGACAGGTCAGAAAAATCTATGCCTTGCTGGTGGTGTGGCATTAAACTGTGTGGCCAATGGCAAAATCTTGAGACAGGGAAGGTTTGAAAACATTTGGATTCAGCCGGCTGCTGGGGATGCGGGCGGCGCACTGGGAGCTGCTTTTGTTGCACACCATTTGTACAAAAAGAAGCCACGGCAAAAGCTTGGCAAATCTTCGGATGCAATGCAGGGTTCCTATTTGGGGCCTCAGTTCTCACAAAACAGTGTTGAAGAGCGTTTAAAGGATGCTGGAGCGCGAATTACAGTTTTATCCGATGCAGATGTAATCAATCGGACCGTCACTGCACTTGCAGAAGAAAAAGCCATAGGCTGGATGCAGGGCCGAATGGAATTTGGCCCCAGGGCTCTGGGGGGGCGTTCAATTTTGGCAGACCCTCGCTCTACCAGTATGCAAAAGCTTTTGAATTTGAAGGTCAAGTTTCGTGAGAGTTTTAGACCCTTTGCCCCTTCTGTGTTGAGTGAGGATGCGTCCAATTGGTTTGAGCTACAGGAAGACAGTCCTTACATGCTATTGGTTGCTGACGTGCATGACCGGTTGCAGCGAAAAATGACCACAGCAGAGGAGGCATTGTTTGGTATTGATAAATTGAATGTGGTCCGCTCTGAAATTCCAGCGATCACTCATGTTGATTATTCGGCGCGGGTGCAAACGGTCCATAAAGAAACAAACCCTCGCTATCATGCCTTATTGAGTGGATTTAAAGAGCAAACCAATTGCCCAGTTTTGGTTAATACGTCTTTCAATATCCGTGGGGAACCCATTGTATGTTCTCCCGAGGATGCGTTTCGTTGTTTCATGGGCACCGACATTGAGATTTTGGTTGTGGAAAACTGCTTTTTGCTGAAACAAGAGCAGGATATTGAGCTAAGGCAAGATTACCGCGAAAGGTTTGCGCTAGACTAA
- the hslU gene encoding ATP-dependent protease ATPase subunit HslU, translating to MSTLTPREIVSELDRFIIAQNDAKRAVAIALRNRWRRLQLSDDLKEEVLPKNILMIGPTGIGKTEISRRLARLADAPFLKVEATKFTEVGYVGRDVESIVRDLVEISLIKTKEDHRTQIYAKSELMAEERVLDVLVGEKASQDTREKFRKKLREGALDDREIELQVLDVGSSQLPTFDVPGMPGAQMGMLNLNDIFGKALGGQKKTKRMKVAESYKVLIEEESDKLLDHESVVRDAIQTVEQNGIVFLDEIDKICGRGERQGGEVSREGVQRDLLPLIEGTTVSTKHGLVRTEHILFIASGAFHLAKPSDLLPELQGRLPIRVELKALSENDFVRILTEPEASLIKQYKALLATEEVTIDFNDESIQEIAKIAVDVNRSVENIGARRLQTVMERLLEEISFEASETPGQTIEIDAQYVKDKVGDLAKDTDLSKFIL from the coding sequence ATGAGTACATTGACCCCAAGAGAAATTGTATCTGAGCTTGATCGTTTTATCATTGCCCAAAATGATGCCAAGCGCGCTGTGGCCATTGCGCTGCGCAACCGTTGGCGCCGTTTGCAGTTGAGTGATGATTTAAAGGAAGAAGTTCTACCTAAAAATATTTTGATGATTGGTCCCACTGGTATTGGTAAGACGGAAATCTCAAGAAGGCTTGCAAGACTTGCTGATGCACCGTTTCTTAAGGTCGAAGCGACAAAATTCACAGAAGTGGGTTATGTGGGGCGAGATGTTGAATCCATAGTGCGAGATTTGGTAGAAATTTCTTTGATAAAAACCAAGGAAGACCACCGCACGCAAATTTATGCCAAGTCAGAACTTATGGCAGAAGAGCGTGTCCTTGATGTACTTGTCGGCGAAAAAGCCAGCCAGGACACCCGAGAGAAGTTTCGAAAGAAGTTGCGCGAGGGTGCGCTTGATGATCGTGAGATTGAATTACAGGTACTAGATGTCGGTTCATCTCAATTACCAACGTTTGATGTACCTGGTATGCCAGGCGCGCAAATGGGTATGCTAAACTTGAATGACATTTTCGGTAAGGCTTTGGGCGGGCAAAAGAAAACCAAGCGGATGAAAGTTGCTGAATCCTATAAGGTATTAATCGAAGAAGAAAGCGACAAATTGCTGGACCACGAATCTGTTGTGCGTGATGCCATTCAAACTGTTGAACAAAACGGCATTGTATTCCTAGATGAAATTGATAAAATCTGCGGGCGCGGAGAACGACAAGGTGGCGAGGTTAGCCGTGAAGGGGTTCAGCGAGATCTATTGCCTCTGATTGAGGGCACCACCGTTTCAACCAAACACGGGTTGGTACGTACGGAACACATTTTGTTTATTGCCTCAGGTGCCTTCCACCTGGCCAAACCTTCTGACCTTTTACCCGAGTTGCAGGGGCGCTTGCCCATTCGTGTGGAGCTAAAAGCACTCAGTGAAAATGATTTTGTGCGTATCTTAACTGAGCCAGAAGCCAGTTTGATTAAACAATACAAAGCGTTACTGGCTACAGAAGAGGTCACTATTGACTTCAATGACGAATCGATCCAAGAGATTGCTAAAATTGCTGTGGACGTGAATAGAAGTGTGGAGAATATTGGAGCCCGGCGCTTGCAAACAGTTATGGAGCGTTTGCTTGAAGAAATTAGTTTTGAGGCGAGCGAAACTCCAGGGCAAACCATCGAGATTGATGCTCAATATGTCAAAGATAAGGTTGGTGACCTTGCCAAGGATACGGATCTTTCCAAGTTCATCCTTTAG
- the hslV gene encoding ATP-dependent protease subunit HslV: protein MTVAWHGTTILSVRKKGEVVIAGDGQVSMGSTVVKANACKVRSLIDGSVIAGFAGATADALTLIEKLEGKLEQHPEQLSRACVELAKEWRTDRYLRKLEAMMAVADKNMSLIMTGTGDVLEPQDGIIGIGSGGNYALAAARALYDQDLTAKEIAEKAMKIAGDLCVYTNSNVIIESL from the coding sequence ATGACAGTAGCATGGCACGGCACAACAATTCTTTCTGTGCGAAAAAAAGGGGAAGTGGTGATTGCTGGTGACGGACAAGTAAGTATGGGATCAACAGTTGTCAAAGCGAATGCCTGCAAGGTGCGCAGTCTCATTGACGGCTCTGTTATTGCAGGTTTTGCCGGAGCCACAGCAGATGCGTTGACACTGATCGAGAAGTTGGAAGGCAAGCTAGAGCAACACCCGGAGCAACTTTCAAGAGCTTGTGTTGAGCTTGCCAAAGAATGGCGCACAGATCGTTATCTGCGCAAACTAGAGGCCATGATGGCTGTAGCAGATAAAAATATGTCTTTGATCATGACTGGTACCGGAGATGTCCTTGAACCCCAAGATGGGATTATTGGCATTGGCTCAGGAGGCAATTATGCACTCGCTGCTGCAAGAGCGTTGTATGATCAGGATTTAACGGCAAAGGAAATTGCTGAAAAAGCAATGAAAATCGCAGGCGACCTTTGTGTCTATACTAATTCAAACGTTATAATTGAGAGTTTGTAA
- a CDS encoding histidine triad nucleotide-binding protein, which translates to MTYDQNNVFAKIIRGELPCNKVYEDEDILAFHDIIPKAPVHVLVIPKKEYVSFDDYSANASPEEMSTFFRAIGKIARDLGVEEQGYRLIANHRGYAGQEVEHFHVHILAGQPLGPMLMPQ; encoded by the coding sequence ATGACTTATGATCAAAATAATGTGTTTGCTAAGATTATCCGCGGGGAATTACCTTGTAATAAGGTTTATGAAGATGAGGATATCCTTGCCTTTCACGATATTATACCCAAAGCTCCCGTCCACGTGTTGGTGATTCCAAAGAAAGAATATGTATCATTCGACGATTATAGTGCGAATGCTTCACCAGAAGAAATGTCCACTTTTTTTAGAGCCATTGGAAAGATTGCCCGTGACCTCGGCGTTGAAGAGCAAGGTTATCGCCTAATTGCCAATCACCGTGGTTATGCAGGCCAAGAAGTAGAGCATTTTCATGTGCATATTTTGGCAGGACAACCGTTGGGGCCAATGTTAATGCCGCAGTAG
- the accC gene encoding acetyl-CoA carboxylase biotin carboxylase subunit, with protein MIKKVLIANRGEIALRIQRACRDMGLQTVAVHSTADAEAKYVRLADECVCIGPAPAKDSYLNMAAILSAATVSGADAIHPGYGFLSENIEFASMIEEHEMIFIGPTPEHIRTMGDKIMAKETAQKLGIPVVPGSKGEVRSLTEAKRAADKIGYPVLIKAASGGGGKGMKIVFQSLQLEEAFRLARSEAKVNFGNDAVYIEKYLSKPRHIEIQIIADQQGNVVHLGERDCSLQRRHQKVWEEAPSTVLDTVARNKIGEICCKALTKLGYRGAGTIEFLYENGEFYFIEMNTRLQVEHPITEAITGIDLVQEQIRVAMGQPLSFTQDDVSIQGHAIECRINAEHPETFAPCPGKVLDYHTPGGPGVRVDSALYTGYQIPPHYDSLIAKLIVHGDTREDCLRRLERAMSEYVIGGVKNTLDLHKGLATHPDIVAGDYDIHWLERMLEAKMKAAA; from the coding sequence ATGATTAAAAAAGTCCTCATTGCCAATCGAGGAGAAATTGCCCTGCGCATTCAGCGTGCATGCCGGGATATGGGACTACAGACTGTTGCCGTGCACTCAACCGCTGATGCAGAAGCCAAATATGTGCGCTTGGCTGACGAGTGTGTTTGCATAGGTCCAGCCCCTGCCAAAGACAGTTATCTAAATATGGCAGCGATTTTATCGGCAGCAACGGTTTCAGGAGCTGATGCCATCCATCCAGGCTATGGATTTTTATCGGAAAACATTGAATTTGCTTCAATGATTGAAGAGCACGAAATGATTTTCATTGGTCCGACACCTGAGCACATTCGCACCATGGGCGATAAAATTATGGCCAAAGAAACAGCACAAAAACTGGGAATCCCAGTAGTGCCTGGCTCAAAAGGGGAAGTGCGAAGCCTGACTGAGGCAAAGCGTGCAGCTGACAAAATTGGTTATCCCGTGTTGATCAAAGCAGCCAGTGGTGGTGGTGGCAAGGGCATGAAAATTGTTTTTCAATCCTTGCAACTTGAAGAGGCTTTTCGACTAGCGCGCAGCGAGGCTAAGGTTAATTTTGGCAACGATGCTGTTTACATTGAAAAATATTTGTCTAAACCGCGACATATCGAGATTCAAATTATCGCTGATCAACAGGGAAATGTTGTGCACTTAGGTGAGCGGGATTGCTCACTGCAACGGCGCCACCAAAAGGTTTGGGAAGAAGCACCCTCGACAGTCCTAGATACTGTTGCACGCAACAAAATTGGTGAAATTTGTTGTAAAGCATTGACTAAACTGGGTTATCGAGGTGCGGGCACAATCGAATTTCTCTATGAAAATGGAGAGTTTTACTTTATTGAGATGAACACCCGGTTGCAGGTCGAGCATCCCATCACCGAAGCCATCACTGGAATTGATTTGGTGCAAGAGCAAATTCGTGTCGCCATGGGGCAGCCGCTTTCATTTACCCAAGACGACGTGAGCATACAAGGTCATGCCATTGAGTGCCGCATTAACGCCGAACACCCAGAAACCTTTGCCCCCTGCCCGGGTAAGGTTTTAGATTATCACACGCCCGGCGGACCTGGCGTGCGTGTTGATAGCGCACTTTACACCGGCTACCAAATCCCCCCTCACTATGACAGCCTCATTGCCAAGTTGATTGTGCATGGCGACACCCGCGAAGATTGCCTGCGCCGGCTTGAAAGAGCAATGTCCGAATATGTCATTGGCGGCGTCAAGAATACTCTGGACTTACATAAAGGCTTGGCAACACATCCAGATATTGTTGCTGGAGATTATGATATCCACTGGCTCGAGCGTATGCTAGAGGCCAAGATGAAGGCAGCAGCTTAA